One part of the Spirochaetota bacterium genome encodes these proteins:
- a CDS encoding flagella basal body P-ring formation protein FlgA encodes MLIKTFYRVLLFLLLIQGIVFAEIKIFLFPIVEIDGIDITLKDVGMIDYNSTIHKKIEDIEIFRELYMDGYLDRMELRNLLNRNIKEDIIIFGNAVRILTKDDDSDKQKKYEREWRDYIVTKGDRVNLIVKGNGITIGSSGMAVNDGKIGDEIKVKLKGSKVVRGRLTKGRLVEVTQ; translated from the coding sequence ATGCTTATAAAGACATTTTATAGAGTATTGCTTTTCCTTTTGTTAATTCAGGGAATAGTATTTGCTGAGATTAAAATATTTCTATTTCCAATAGTTGAGATCGATGGAATAGATATTACCCTCAAAGATGTGGGAATGATCGATTATAATTCAACGATCCATAAGAAAATAGAAGATATAGAGATATTTAGAGAACTATATATGGATGGCTATCTCGACAGGATGGAGTTGAGAAATTTGCTGAATAGAAATATAAAGGAAGATATTATTATCTTTGGAAATGCTGTAAGAATATTAACCAAAGATGACGATAGTGATAAGCAAAAAAAATATGAAAGGGAATGGAGAGATTATATTGTAACGAAGGGCGATAGAGTAAATCTTATTGTAAAAGGGAATGGGATCACTATTGGATCGTCAGGAATGGCAGTAAATGATGGCAAGATAGGTGATGAGATAAAAGTTAAACTCAAGGGCTCAAAGGTTGTTAGAGGAAGGTTAACAAAGGGAAGGCTGGTTGAGGTTACTCAATGA
- a CDS encoding FAD-dependent oxidoreductase, translated as MKEIDAKGIYYRMLNRQIRESLSRGETEIILKNVLGQRYIGGGLNADARLFVYGTPGQDMAAFMNGPKIVVDGNAQDGIANTMNSGKIIVHGKAGEIPGHSMRGGKVFIKGDVEYRAGIHMKEYMNQIPWLVVGGTAKDYCGEYMAGGRIVVLNLNNNPGSPVGYSVGTGMHGGAIYVRGNVEKYQLGVGAIFADVEKSDIEFLKAVTEEFSMDIEMEVNSISFNDFIKITRKGHRPFGSLYTPAMNIKSQNPKHLNLTPPCTYNCPSNIPTPVFFNLIKDGNIKEAQLLMDEFTPFRMSVCGAVCPALCMDFCSRGDIDNSVEIQTLAQEYYPNFNPELPKEKRKEIISIIGAGPAGLSAAWQLSRRGYNVKVYDAADDLGGKVRKAIPRERLSDDTLDKDINRIRTLPIQFYLNSRIDRDEFEVIYSKSAMMIVATGAHIPKRIKYPGSERIISGLTFLEDINNGRPMDLDGKDVVIVGAGNVGMDIACESWRLGARRVIAIDIQEPLAFGKELEMAESLGTEILWPKMIEKLDEGRVYFTDKTELKADVLFFSIGEVPDTFFLPDSVMLDERGYVVTSKKSFKSSDAKIYVCGDIRKPGLITDAVGSGRLAAMEAHAAIHGESFIYPEMSLVPKRRINKGYFGQEIENIDKCLSCGTCIFCDKCIEVCPQDALSRNGEIFTVDSVICTGCYTCVHVCPRGAIQYEDVEEFAVDDVDIGY; from the coding sequence ATGAAGGAAATAGATGCAAAGGGAATATATTATAGGATGCTGAACAGACAGATTAGGGAATCACTGTCACGAGGAGAGACAGAGATAATCCTAAAGAATGTGCTTGGCCAGAGATACATTGGCGGTGGCCTAAATGCAGATGCAAGGCTTTTTGTATATGGCACTCCTGGACAGGATATGGCGGCTTTTATGAATGGCCCTAAAATAGTAGTAGATGGAAATGCCCAAGACGGTATTGCAAACACCATGAATTCCGGCAAGATCATAGTGCATGGGAAGGCTGGGGAGATACCCGGACATTCCATGAGGGGGGGGAAGGTTTTCATTAAGGGAGACGTAGAGTATAGGGCTGGAATTCATATGAAGGAATATATGAATCAGATACCATGGCTTGTAGTCGGAGGAACGGCAAAGGATTATTGCGGCGAGTATATGGCTGGAGGCAGGATAGTCGTCTTAAATCTGAATAATAATCCAGGATCGCCTGTTGGTTATAGCGTTGGAACAGGTATGCATGGTGGAGCAATCTATGTTCGGGGAAATGTTGAAAAATATCAACTCGGTGTTGGAGCGATCTTTGCTGATGTAGAAAAATCTGATATTGAATTTTTAAAAGCAGTAACCGAGGAATTTTCAATGGATATTGAGATGGAAGTTAATAGTATCTCCTTTAATGATTTTATCAAGATTACGAGGAAGGGACATCGTCCATTCGGAAGTCTGTATACACCAGCAATGAATATCAAATCTCAGAATCCAAAACATTTAAATCTTACACCACCCTGCACCTATAACTGTCCCTCGAACATTCCTACACCAGTGTTTTTTAATTTGATAAAAGATGGCAATATCAAGGAAGCGCAGCTCTTGATGGATGAATTCACTCCCTTTAGAATGTCTGTATGCGGAGCGGTTTGCCCAGCCCTATGCATGGATTTCTGCAGCAGGGGAGATATCGATAATTCTGTGGAGATACAGACATTAGCACAGGAGTACTATCCTAACTTTAATCCTGAACTTCCTAAGGAAAAGCGGAAGGAGATTATCTCAATAATTGGCGCAGGCCCGGCGGGCTTATCAGCGGCGTGGCAACTCTCACGACGCGGTTATAATGTTAAGGTATATGATGCTGCGGATGATCTTGGCGGGAAGGTGAGAAAGGCTATTCCAAGGGAAAGACTATCAGATGACACTCTAGATAAGGATATAAACAGGATAAGAACACTGCCGATACAGTTTTATCTGAATAGTCGCATTGATAGAGATGAGTTTGAGGTGATTTACAGTAAGAGCGCTATGATGATTGTTGCGACAGGAGCCCATATCCCGAAAAGGATCAAATATCCAGGAAGTGAGAGGATAATCTCAGGTTTAACCTTTCTTGAGGATATCAACAACGGAAGGCCCATGGACCTAGATGGGAAAGATGTCGTGATTGTTGGGGCTGGCAATGTAGGGATGGATATTGCCTGTGAATCATGGAGGTTAGGCGCTAGAAGGGTAATAGCAATCGATATTCAAGAGCCACTTGCCTTTGGTAAAGAACTGGAGATGGCTGAGTCTCTGGGAACTGAAATTCTCTGGCCAAAAATGATTGAAAAGCTCGATGAGGGTAGGGTATATTTTACCGATAAAACTGAATTGAAGGCTGATGTTCTTTTTTTCAGCATAGGCGAGGTGCCTGACACATTTTTTCTGCCGGATTCTGTTATGTTGGATGAAAGAGGATATGTTGTAACATCAAAGAAATCATTCAAAAGCAGCGATGCAAAGATATATGTATGCGGTGATATCCGCAAACCTGGCTTAATAACAGATGCAGTTGGTTCAGGAAGGCTTGCAGCGATGGAAGCTCATGCCGCTATACATGGAGAGAGCTTTATATATCCGGAGATGAGTCTCGTTCCAAAGAGAAGGATTAATAAAGGCTATTTCGGACAGGAGATAGAGAATATTGATAAATGCCTAAGCTGCGGTACATGTATATTCTGTGATAAATGCATTGAGGTTTGTCCTCAGGATGCCCTCTCACGCAATGGTGAGATATTCACTGTAGATTCAGTCATCTGCACTGGATGTTACACCTGTGTGCATGTATGTCCCCGTGGAGCAATACAGTATGAGGATGTGGAAGAGTTTGCAGTGGATGATGTTGATATTGGATATTAA
- the flgG gene encoding flagellar basal-body rod protein FlgG, with the protein MMRSLWTAASGMVGQQFNIDTISNNLSNVNTTGFKKMRAEFEDLIYQTLLMAGTPATEVTEVPTGIQVGHGVKTAATQKMFSQGSLQSTENKLDIALEGEGFFKIQLYDGSFAYTRDGSFKIDSNRQIVTSNGYLLEPPIVLPDSFIMNSLSISQDGRVTVKVVGEEDPIEVGLLDLCRFVNPAGLRSIGDNLYKTTPASGEEIPGQPGMNGMAKTHQGFLEMSNVKVVEEMVNMIVAQRAYEVNSKAIQTSDSMLATAIGLKR; encoded by the coding sequence ATGATGAGATCATTGTGGACTGCAGCTTCTGGAATGGTGGGCCAACAATTCAACATAGATACAATATCAAACAATCTTTCCAATGTGAACACCACCGGATTTAAAAAAATGAGGGCAGAATTTGAGGATCTAATTTATCAGACGCTTCTAATGGCAGGCACTCCAGCGACAGAGGTCACAGAGGTTCCCACAGGCATACAGGTTGGACATGGTGTAAAGACAGCGGCAACCCAAAAGATGTTCTCTCAGGGCAGCCTTCAATCAACGGAGAACAAATTGGATATAGCGCTTGAGGGTGAGGGTTTTTTTAAGATACAGCTATATGATGGCAGCTTTGCATATACAAGGGATGGTTCTTTCAAGATTGATTCAAATCGTCAGATTGTCACATCCAATGGTTATCTATTAGAGCCGCCCATTGTATTGCCTGATAGCTTTATTATGAATAGCCTCTCCATCAGTCAGGATGGCAGAGTAACGGTCAAGGTGGTTGGTGAAGAGGACCCCATTGAGGTTGGGCTTTTGGACCTATGCAGGTTTGTGAATCCAGCGGGTTTGAGGAGCATTGGTGATAATCTATATAAAACCACTCCTGCCTCAGGAGAGGAAATACCAGGACAACCAGGGATGAATGGGATGGCAAAGACTCATCAGGGATTTCTCGAGATGTCAAATGTTAAGGTTGTTGAGGAGATGGTGAATATGATTGTTGCTCAAAGGGCTTATGAAGTAAATTCTAAGGCTATTCAGACATCCGATTCCATGCTTGCAACAGCAATAGGACTGAAGAGATAA
- a CDS encoding Y-family DNA polymerase yields the protein MREIFALVDCNNFYVSCEGVFNPQLWGRPVIVLSNNDGNVISRSNEAKELGIAMGAPLFECAKLVRKHDVKLFSSNYALYGNMSYRVMQTLAQCVPDMEIYSIDEAFLSFTGMSHLDTVAYGHHIKDITKQWTGIPVSIGIGPSKTLAKLASLLAKRHPQHRGVFDITEHPDYERLLDSVDVKDVWGIGSQYEKMLKRNGVNTAFQLAQSPDAWVRKRMTIMGLRTVCELRGVSCIPLEQMPDPKKGIFSSRSFGRPVEKLGELKEALAAYTARAAEKLRLQDSVASYINVFIATNRFKQEPQYSNSITYRLPVPTSYTPELIRYAHNSLDRIFRSGYRYKKTGIMLMEIIPKEDAQLNLFMPSGDTERERAIMKTIDYINARWGRNTVRYAAEGSGKPWQMRRSYLSKGYTTRWQDIPLVKASYPF from the coding sequence ATGAGAGAAATTTTTGCGCTGGTGGATTGCAACAATTTTTATGTTTCTTGCGAAGGGGTATTCAATCCACAGCTATGGGGTAGGCCGGTAATTGTGCTCTCCAACAATGATGGCAATGTTATTTCCAGATCCAATGAGGCAAAGGAATTGGGCATAGCCATGGGGGCTCCCCTCTTCGAGTGCGCCAAATTGGTAAGAAAACATGATGTGAAGCTTTTCTCTTCTAATTATGCTCTATATGGGAACATGTCGTATCGGGTAATGCAAACCCTGGCGCAGTGCGTCCCAGATATGGAGATATATTCGATTGATGAAGCCTTTCTCTCCTTTACAGGGATGAGCCATCTTGATACTGTTGCCTATGGGCATCATATTAAGGATATAACAAAACAGTGGACCGGCATTCCTGTTTCCATAGGGATAGGCCCATCAAAGACACTTGCCAAACTCGCAAGCCTCCTCGCTAAAAGGCATCCTCAACACAGAGGCGTGTTTGATATTACCGAGCATCCCGATTATGAGAGGTTGTTGGATTCAGTGGATGTGAAGGACGTGTGGGGAATTGGAAGCCAGTACGAGAAGATGCTTAAAAGGAATGGCGTCAATACAGCCTTTCAGCTTGCTCAGTCCCCTGATGCGTGGGTGAGAAAACGAATGACAATCATGGGACTACGTACGGTTTGCGAGCTACGTGGCGTCTCTTGCATCCCTTTGGAGCAAATGCCGGACCCGAAGAAGGGGATCTTTAGTTCCAGGTCTTTTGGGCGTCCAGTGGAAAAACTGGGGGAATTAAAGGAGGCGCTTGCGGCCTATACTGCACGGGCTGCTGAGAAGTTGCGGCTGCAAGATTCGGTAGCTTCTTATATCAATGTGTTTATCGCCACAAATCGTTTTAAGCAAGAGCCACAATATTCCAATTCAATCACCTATCGCCTTCCTGTCCCAACATCATATACGCCTGAGTTGATTCGCTATGCGCATAACAGCCTTGACAGAATTTTCCGTAGTGGATATCGCTACAAAAAAACAGGCATAATGCTCATGGAGATCATCCCCAAGGAAGATGCCCAACTCAATCTATTTATGCCTTCCGGAGACACAGAGCGGGAAAGGGCTATCATGAAGACAATCGATTATATAAATGCACGCTGGGGACGCAACACTGTGCGTTATGCAGCGGAGGGTAGCGGAAAGCCTTGGCAGATGAGAAGGTCCTATCTATCGAAGGGCTATACAACCAGGTGGCAGGACATCCCCCTTGTTAAGGCATCATACCCATTTTGA
- a CDS encoding aldo/keto reductase — translation MKYMKLGNSDLNISRIILGTWAIGGSNWGKYDENDAINAIESALDNGINTIDTAPAYGDGHAESLIGKIIKNKREEVIIATKCGLNIDDKYKKNLSPDFIEYELAQSLKRLQTDYIDLYQCHWPDPNIPIEDTMKALLKHQDEGKIRYIGISNFSDKEIEESLKYATITTLQSQYSLLERSIEENIKGICIDNNIGIITYGSIGGGMLTGKYKELPKFGITDARSFFYKYFQKKYWDGVKALVDKMDEMAEEKGIKPSNLAISWLLSQEGVASTIVGARNRKQVLENMKGTEFTLSEKDMDILNTLSKSVYQ, via the coding sequence ATGAAATATATGAAACTTGGGAACAGCGACTTAAATATATCAAGGATTATCCTAGGCACCTGGGCAATAGGCGGCAGCAATTGGGGCAAGTATGATGAAAATGATGCTATTAATGCAATTGAGTCAGCTCTCGATAATGGGATAAATACCATAGACACTGCCCCAGCTTATGGCGACGGCCATGCTGAATCGTTGATAGGAAAAATTATAAAGAATAAGAGAGAGGAAGTAATAATTGCCACAAAATGTGGCCTAAATATAGACGATAAATATAAAAAAAACCTATCCCCTGATTTTATAGAATATGAGCTTGCGCAATCACTAAAAAGATTACAGACTGATTATATCGATCTTTATCAATGCCATTGGCCCGATCCAAATATCCCAATTGAGGATACCATGAAGGCTCTATTGAAGCATCAAGATGAGGGAAAAATTCGGTATATAGGAATATCTAATTTCAGTGATAAGGAGATAGAGGAATCCTTGAAGTACGCCACCATTACGACACTACAATCTCAATATTCCTTATTGGAGCGCAGCATTGAGGAGAATATTAAAGGAATCTGTATAGATAATAATATTGGCATTATAACCTACGGATCCATTGGCGGCGGCATGCTCACAGGGAAATACAAAGAATTGCCGAAATTCGGCATAACAGATGCGCGCTCATTCTTTTATAAATATTTCCAAAAAAAATACTGGGATGGGGTCAAGGCTCTAGTGGATAAAATGGATGAGATGGCTGAAGAAAAGGGTATTAAACCATCCAATCTTGCAATATCATGGCTTCTATCTCAAGAAGGTGTAGCATCCACAATCGTTGGCGCCAGAAACAGAAAACAGGTTCTGGAAAATATGAAGGGGACTGAGTTCACCCTATCAGAAAAGGATATGGATATACTCAACACCCTATCAAAAAGTGTTTATCAGTAA
- the umuD gene encoding translesion error-prone DNA polymerase V autoproteolytic subunit, with product MPKLKDVYIEGIYRAEARNSLTLPLFVTSISAGFPSPADDYIDKRLDLNEFLIRHPAATFFVRVSGDSMIDAGIHPDDILIVDRAVEAVNNKIVIAVLNGELTVKRLRIEGEAVYLYPENDEYSPIEITPQMQFEVWGVVIHVIHSIK from the coding sequence ATGCCAAAGCTGAAAGATGTTTACATTGAAGGAATATACCGTGCGGAAGCGAGGAACTCTCTCACTCTTCCGCTCTTTGTGACCAGCATATCCGCAGGGTTCCCCTCGCCTGCGGATGATTATATTGACAAGAGGCTCGATCTTAATGAGTTTCTCATTCGACATCCTGCTGCCACCTTCTTTGTGCGAGTCTCTGGGGATTCCATGATAGATGCAGGCATTCATCCCGATGATATTCTTATTGTGGATAGGGCGGTAGAGGCGGTCAATAACAAGATTGTGATTGCCGTGCTCAATGGGGAACTTACAGTGAAACGTTTGCGAATAGAGGGGGAGGCCGTCTACCTGTACCCCGAAAATGATGAATACAGTCCCATCGAGATAACCCCACAGATGCAGTTCGAGGTATGGGGCGTGGTTATTCATGTAATTCATTCTATAAAGTAG
- a CDS encoding S41 family peptidase, with the protein MKKKIKERRLHLLFLFFLLGFFLGINRSFLSSSGEPAHKYLDYFHQVYQIIKTDFVETPKTEELFYGAIEGIVRSLNDPYSRFLGEEDYYELREETTGKFVGVGIEITVKEGEIVVISPIEDTPAMRAGIQTGDIIVKVDDIQIKNKKLSEIVKMIKGLPHTKVKLFVRREGFAELLEFNIERVPIKIETVNYDILKDLNIGYLKIKVFSSNTPRDVEKALDYFNKKGIERVIIDLRWNPGGLLDKAISISDMFLDKGRIIVSTKGREGVGNINEFKSLNKPLYNGKLVVLVNEGSASASEIFSGAIRDNNRGKLVGEKTFGKGSVQKVFGLDEDIGITLTIAKYYTPSGVSIHGKGLKPDYRISRKNIYEADKENISVIIKEGLTEKFVASNGIYSDENVKRFKDFLDSKGLSISLHSAGFILKREISKYSKRPIYDMEYDNQLKQAIAIINER; encoded by the coding sequence ATGAAAAAAAAGATAAAAGAGAGAAGGCTGCATCTTCTATTTCTGTTTTTTTTATTAGGTTTTTTCCTTGGAATAAACCGCTCCTTTCTATCATCGAGTGGAGAGCCTGCCCATAAATACCTGGATTATTTCCATCAGGTCTACCAGATAATAAAGACTGACTTTGTTGAGACTCCGAAGACCGAAGAGCTGTTTTATGGGGCTATTGAGGGAATTGTAAGATCCTTGAATGATCCCTATTCTAGGTTTCTTGGTGAAGAGGATTATTACGAATTGAGGGAGGAGACTACTGGTAAATTTGTAGGTGTTGGGATAGAGATTACGGTTAAAGAGGGTGAGATTGTTGTAATCTCGCCCATTGAGGACACTCCAGCTATGAGAGCCGGTATACAAACCGGTGACATAATCGTTAAAGTAGATGATATTCAAATCAAAAACAAAAAACTCTCGGAAATCGTAAAGATGATAAAGGGATTACCTCATACAAAGGTTAAACTATTTGTGAGGCGGGAGGGATTTGCTGAACTTCTCGAATTTAATATTGAGAGGGTCCCCATAAAGATTGAAACCGTAAACTATGACATTCTTAAGGATTTGAATATTGGGTATCTTAAGATAAAGGTCTTTAGCTCGAATACACCCAGAGATGTAGAGAAGGCTTTAGATTATTTTAATAAAAAGGGTATAGAAAGGGTTATTATCGATCTTCGGTGGAATCCTGGCGGTCTCTTAGATAAGGCTATCAGCATATCTGATATGTTTCTCGATAAGGGAAGAATTATTGTCTCAACCAAAGGGAGAGAAGGGGTAGGGAACATAAATGAATTCAAATCCCTAAATAAACCCTTATATAATGGCAAACTTGTTGTGCTGGTGAATGAGGGAAGCGCCTCTGCTTCTGAGATATTTTCCGGAGCCATAAGGGATAACAATCGCGGAAAACTAGTTGGCGAAAAAACGTTTGGAAAAGGTTCAGTTCAGAAGGTCTTTGGTCTTGATGAAGATATCGGAATTACACTTACAATTGCTAAGTACTATACTCCCTCAGGAGTTTCAATACATGGGAAGGGATTGAAGCCTGATTATCGAATTTCGAGGAAGAATATATATGAAGCAGACAAAGAGAATATTAGCGTTATTATTAAAGAGGGATTGACTGAAAAATTTGTAGCATCAAATGGGATTTACTCTGATGAGAATGTGAAGAGGTTTAAGGATTTTTTAGATAGCAAAGGCCTTTCAATCTCATTGCATAGCGCGGGTTTTATTTTAAAGAGAGAGATCAGTAAGTATTCAAAGCGTCCCATCTATGATATGGAATACGATAATCAATTAAAACAGGCAATTGCGATAATTAATGAGCGATAA
- a CDS encoding flagellar basal body P-ring protein FlgI: protein MKVKINAISLCLITTVFLSTLAYSEISVKIRDIAFIDGLRANQVFGFGLVVGLQGTGDSKSTLIRSSLKNILNNLGLEEGENFTSKNVAAVLITAKLPPFIRVGDRIDITVSSIGDAKSLEGGILIQSPLKGADDIIYVVAQGALSIIDAKKRGKGIRTVAQIINGGVVEREIEPEIITDNSISLVLKEWDFTVADRIIKSVSKKYPESKPATTKGGRIRINLPRDVNIVELVSTVENIEITPIARARVVVNEKDGTIVMGEDVKISEVVVSKDGLTVNVEGENSKGNSALLKESSTVKDLMDSLNYIGVNTSEIISILKALKDAGALHADLIIR, encoded by the coding sequence ATGAAGGTAAAAATCAATGCTATATCTCTATGTTTAATCACAACCGTCTTCTTATCCACCCTAGCGTATTCAGAAATAAGTGTGAAGATTAGGGATATAGCATTTATAGATGGATTGAGAGCTAATCAGGTTTTCGGATTTGGATTAGTAGTTGGCCTTCAGGGAACGGGCGACTCAAAATCAACTTTAATCAGATCGTCATTGAAAAATATACTTAACAACTTAGGGCTTGAGGAAGGAGAAAATTTTACATCCAAGAATGTTGCGGCAGTATTGATCACTGCCAAACTCCCCCCTTTTATAAGGGTCGGTGATAGAATAGATATTACTGTATCATCAATAGGTGACGCCAAATCTCTCGAAGGTGGCATACTTATTCAATCTCCATTAAAGGGCGCTGATGATATTATCTATGTTGTTGCGCAAGGTGCATTGTCTATTATTGACGCGAAAAAGAGGGGGAAGGGCATACGTACAGTAGCGCAAATCATAAATGGGGGTGTTGTTGAGAGAGAGATCGAGCCTGAGATAATAACTGATAACAGCATCTCTTTAGTCTTAAAGGAGTGGGACTTTACCGTAGCTGATAGAATTATAAAATCGGTGAGTAAAAAATACCCAGAATCTAAACCAGCAACAACCAAAGGAGGCAGGATAAGGATCAATCTGCCAAGGGATGTTAATATTGTTGAGTTGGTTTCTACTGTTGAGAATATTGAGATAACACCAATTGCACGAGCGAGGGTGGTGGTGAATGAAAAGGATGGAACAATCGTAATGGGGGAAGATGTGAAGATCTCAGAGGTTGTGGTCAGCAAGGATGGTCTTACAGTAAATGTAGAGGGAGAGAATTCCAAGGGAAATTCAGCTCTATTAAAGGAATCCTCAACAGTGAAGGATCTAATGGATTCATTGAATTATATTGGTGTCAACACCAGTGAGATCATTTCTATTCTAAAGGCCCTTAAGGATGCCGGAGCACTTCATGCAGATCTGATAATTCGATAG
- a CDS encoding flagellar basal body L-ring protein FlgH yields MKLYKLIAIIGASLFLSTSLISKSLWRDKNIYSSADDLRIGDIIVVEIDDISKLTFTVALNNQNSFSITSLPDENITGFLPKVSSDKKIERNDNTKFSGMSNMRIPIASRITGRLEDGKYQIAGIREYSFRGITNRFGISGVIDPAFVIGRSVKSRSIANFQLNISSYTTGAGIKVERPGPEEGESADIGLTEGEKQKIIVDYLERMLNELSR; encoded by the coding sequence ATGAAATTATATAAGTTGATAGCTATTATTGGAGCATCCCTATTCTTATCCACATCGCTAATCTCGAAGAGCCTTTGGAGAGATAAAAATATATACTCCTCAGCTGATGATCTGAGGATAGGCGATATTATAGTAGTTGAAATAGATGATATATCAAAATTGACATTCACTGTTGCTTTAAACAATCAAAATTCCTTTAGCATCACCTCTCTTCCAGATGAAAATATTACTGGATTTCTTCCAAAGGTATCCTCTGATAAAAAAATTGAGAGAAATGATAATACAAAATTTTCAGGCATGAGCAACATGAGAATACCCATAGCCTCAAGAATTACAGGAAGACTTGAGGATGGGAAATATCAGATAGCAGGCATTAGGGAATATTCTTTTAGAGGAATAACCAATAGATTCGGAATATCGGGCGTAATTGATCCGGCCTTTGTGATTGGCAGAAGCGTAAAATCAAGGAGTATTGCAAATTTTCAACTTAATATTAGTAGCTATACTACAGGAGCGGGCATAAAAGTAGAAAGACCGGGGCCTGAGGAGGGAGAGAGCGCAGATATAGGCCTAACTGAGGGAGAGAAGCAGAAGATTATTGTGGATTACCTTGAAAGGATGTTAAACGAGTTAAGTAGGTAA
- a CDS encoding glutamate synthase-related protein, whose translation MNNNWKIIPPFHPEFDLERCDYENGCRICAHECSFGEISLKPVKGDDGVVRLRPWANLSSCGACQRCVKMCPHNAIFIRNHPMHTSHGYWTIEYVNNLWKQSGSKGGVLLVGNGATGPQRRYFDHLMFDACQVTNPSIDPLREPMEIRTYLGKKPEFYGDEVGPLLKLEVPIMFGAMSFGALNLRVHEAEARASKSVGTYWNTGEGGFHKELRIYGRNTIVQVASGRFGVSEDYLKSAAAVEIKIGQGAKPGIGGHLPGEKVSEPISETRMIPVGSDALSPAPHHDIYSIEDLRQLIYAIKEATEYRVPVSVKISAVHNVAPIASGIARAGADIITIDGFRGGTGATPLQIRQSTGIPIELAVSAADERLRKEGIRQGVSIVAAGGIQCSSDVLKLICLGADAVYIGTAMLLALGCGVCQRCFSGKCAYGITTNKPGLAERINVCEATEALENLLHAWEEEIKELMGSMGISAIEALRGNRDRLRGVALNDEELRILGVKHAGA comes from the coding sequence ATGAATAATAATTGGAAGATAATTCCTCCTTTCCATCCGGAGTTTGATCTTGAGAGATGTGACTATGAAAATGGATGTAGAATATGCGCTCATGAGTGTTCCTTTGGTGAGATATCACTAAAACCTGTTAAAGGGGATGATGGAGTGGTTAGATTGAGGCCTTGGGCGAATTTAAGCTCCTGTGGAGCATGTCAGAGATGTGTTAAGATGTGCCCTCATAATGCAATTTTTATTAGGAATCACCCTATGCACACAAGTCACGGCTATTGGACAATCGAGTATGTGAATAATCTCTGGAAGCAGTCCGGTTCAAAGGGTGGGGTTCTACTCGTGGGGAACGGCGCTACAGGACCTCAACGCAGATATTTCGATCACCTAATGTTTGATGCCTGTCAGGTTACAAATCCATCAATAGATCCCTTAAGAGAACCGATGGAGATTAGGACTTACCTTGGAAAAAAGCCGGAGTTTTATGGCGATGAGGTGGGGCCCTTGCTAAAGCTTGAGGTGCCAATAATGTTTGGTGCTATGAGCTTTGGAGCGCTTAATTTAAGGGTTCATGAAGCAGAGGCAAGGGCGTCTAAATCAGTCGGCACATATTGGAATACTGGTGAGGGTGGTTTTCACAAGGAATTGAGGATATATGGTAGAAACACAATCGTTCAGGTGGCATCCGGCAGATTTGGAGTAAGTGAGGATTATCTGAAATCCGCTGCGGCTGTGGAGATTAAGATTGGGCAGGGTGCAAAGCCTGGTATTGGGGGACATCTTCCGGGTGAGAAGGTGTCAGAACCAATATCCGAAACCAGAATGATCCCAGTAGGTAGCGACGCCCTCTCTCCTGCCCCGCATCACGATATATATTCAATTGAGGATTTAAGACAGCTAATCTATGCAATTAAAGAGGCGACAGAATATAGGGTTCCGGTTTCTGTTAAAATATCAGCAGTGCATAATGTTGCGCCTATTGCCAGCGGCATTGCAAGGGCTGGGGCTGACATTATTACAATTGATGGATTCAGGGGTGGAACTGGCGCCACCCCTTTGCAGATCAGGCAGAGCACAGGCATTCCCATTGAGCTTGCTGTGTCAGCCGCAGACGAGAGACTTAGAAAGGAGGGGATACGGCAGGGTGTAAGTATTGTTGCGGCCGGTGGAATCCAATGCTCATCGGATGTTTTAAAGTTAATCTGCTTGGGTGCTGATGCGGTTTACATCGGAACTGCTATGCTCTTAGCTTTGGGATGCGGTGTCTGTCAGAGATGCTTTAGCGGTAAATGCGCTTATGGGATTACAACGAACAAGCCAGGCCTTGCGGAGAGGATAAATGTATGTGAAGCCACTGAAGCTCTTGAAAATTTGCTGCATGCCTGGGAGGAGGAGATTAAGGAACTGATGGGATCTATGGGAATAAGCGCAATTGAGGCGTTGCGTGGGAACAGGGATCGGCTGAGGGGAGTAGCTTTGAATGATGAAGAGTTGAGAATCCTTGGTGTAAAACATGCAGGAGCTTAA